A portion of the Acidisarcina polymorpha genome contains these proteins:
- a CDS encoding type II and III secretion system protein — MRDLQTSLRAQVMAGALAATLVFPLTIFGQQPGETGSNSSAADSKPASAEMLPSVSVSHPLLPQTPNVTPPVAGKPLATVAAPSTPATPKQQRQAEKLYLQGAKAIEQNNPRVAFEDFTRAVSLNPSNSQYAAAKEIARQHLITLLVQEADKARLSQHPEDSRKKLEEALALDPKNPFVRQHVDELADDQKMSFDQVDEAGVSAEGPIELTPSNGKKSFHLKGSQQDILRQVLSAYQVTPVMDSSVTSQAIRLDADDLDYAQAAQMLNLVTGTFFVPLDPRRVLVAKDTKENRSKFERLLVESIYLPGLNTTELNDISNVAKTVFEAPVASLQPQRNILTVRAPEPRMKALNATLEELLDGRAQVMIEVKLYDITRTRTTNIGVVLPSQTNVFNVDSELNGLLQNNQAAINQIISSGLAAPGDYGAILAILIATGQVTSSVLTQGFLTFGGGLSQFGYNLGTVSGNLQLNSSDARALDDIHLRVQDQEAATFKVGSRYPIVSSTYSSGGGSLNVPGISTAGLSSTLNGLGVNLSSLSAQVTIPQIQYEDLGLTLKATPRVQHGQEVALNMDLELTALGGSTLDGNPILNNRKYTATITLKDGSSALVVSNLSKQENKAVTGLPGLDELPGLRSATNDAKDLNISTLVLLVTPHIVRRSHMEVAGREILLPRHD, encoded by the coding sequence ATGAGGGACTTGCAGACTAGTCTTCGCGCCCAGGTTATGGCCGGAGCGTTGGCCGCCACCCTCGTTTTCCCGCTCACCATTTTCGGGCAGCAGCCTGGGGAGACCGGCAGCAACTCCTCGGCGGCAGATTCTAAGCCGGCCTCGGCTGAAATGCTTCCCTCGGTATCCGTCTCCCACCCGCTACTGCCTCAAACTCCGAACGTGACTCCGCCAGTCGCCGGCAAGCCGCTAGCCACTGTAGCGGCGCCATCGACCCCGGCAACTCCGAAACAGCAGCGCCAAGCGGAAAAACTTTACCTGCAAGGCGCGAAGGCCATCGAGCAGAATAATCCTCGGGTTGCCTTCGAAGATTTCACGCGGGCAGTGTCGCTTAACCCGTCAAACTCCCAATACGCGGCGGCGAAGGAGATTGCCCGTCAGCACCTGATCACGCTGCTGGTTCAGGAAGCGGACAAAGCCCGTCTGTCTCAGCATCCCGAAGATTCACGGAAGAAGCTCGAAGAAGCACTGGCGCTTGACCCGAAAAATCCATTCGTCAGACAACATGTAGACGAATTGGCCGACGATCAGAAGATGTCGTTCGATCAGGTCGATGAAGCGGGTGTCTCAGCCGAAGGACCGATCGAGCTTACTCCCTCGAATGGCAAGAAGAGCTTTCACTTGAAGGGCTCGCAACAGGACATTCTTCGCCAGGTGTTGTCGGCGTATCAAGTCACGCCGGTAATGGACAGTTCCGTGACGAGCCAGGCGATCCGCCTCGATGCCGACGATTTGGACTATGCCCAGGCTGCGCAGATGTTGAACTTGGTTACCGGAACGTTCTTTGTGCCTCTTGATCCGCGACGTGTATTGGTAGCCAAGGACACCAAGGAGAACCGCTCCAAGTTCGAACGGCTGCTCGTGGAATCGATTTACTTGCCAGGACTGAACACGACCGAACTTAACGACATCAGCAACGTGGCGAAGACGGTCTTTGAAGCGCCGGTTGCCAGCCTGCAGCCGCAACGAAATATCCTCACGGTGCGCGCGCCCGAGCCGCGCATGAAAGCGCTCAATGCCACGCTCGAAGAACTGCTCGATGGACGAGCTCAGGTCATGATCGAAGTGAAGCTCTACGACATCACTCGAACCCGCACAACCAATATCGGGGTTGTGCTCCCTTCGCAAACCAATGTCTTCAATGTGGACAGCGAACTGAACGGTCTGCTGCAAAACAACCAGGCCGCCATTAACCAGATCATCTCAAGCGGACTCGCCGCACCAGGGGACTATGGAGCTATTCTGGCGATCCTGATCGCGACGGGTCAAGTAACCAGCTCGGTTCTCACGCAAGGATTTCTGACGTTCGGTGGCGGCCTCAGCCAGTTCGGCTACAACCTTGGCACCGTCTCAGGAAATTTGCAGTTGAATTCCAGCGACGCCCGAGCGCTCGACGATATTCATCTCCGCGTTCAAGATCAAGAGGCGGCAACATTCAAAGTTGGAAGCCGGTATCCGATTGTGTCTTCCACATACTCCTCTGGCGGTGGTTCGCTGAACGTACCAGGCATCAGCACGGCCGGACTATCGAGCACGCTCAACGGCTTAGGGGTAAACCTTTCGAGCTTGAGCGCACAGGTGACCATCCCGCAAATCCAATACGAGGATCTCGGACTGACATTGAAGGCAACGCCACGGGTCCAGCACGGTCAGGAAGTCGCGCTCAACATGGATCTGGAACTGACAGCCTTGGGGGGCAGCACACTGGATGGCAACCCGATTCTCAACAATCGTAAGTACACTGCCACAATCACGCTCAAGGATGGTTCAAGCGCCCTGGTCGTAAGCAACCTCTCCAAGCAAGAGAACAAAGCAGTCACGGGACTGCCTGGTCTCGACGAGCTGCCCGGGCTTCGATCGGCCACCAACGACGCGAAGGACCTGAACATCTCCACCCTTGTCCTGCTCGTTACCCCGCACATTGTTCGCCGTTCGCACATGGAAGTGGCTGGACGAGAGATCCTCTTGCCGCGGCATGATTAA
- a CDS encoding CvpA family protein, giving the protein MAPIDWVIAAILVLSTISAAKNGFFIEAFSLGGVILGLLIASWNFQKLMPWIMHTIHTPQIAEAIAFLAIAFAIMILAGLLGRALHWSARSIGLGWLDRLIGAVFGFLKGCVVVTLGVMALAAFFPRNGWLDHSQLAPYFLTAAHSTTAITPVELGERIRDGVRIIRDVQPDWLKPHAEACAQVAAFG; this is encoded by the coding sequence ATGGCTCCGATCGATTGGGTGATCGCCGCAATTCTCGTGCTGTCGACAATCAGCGCAGCTAAGAACGGCTTCTTTATCGAGGCGTTCTCGCTCGGCGGCGTCATCCTTGGCTTACTAATTGCAAGCTGGAACTTTCAGAAGCTGATGCCCTGGATCATGCATACGATCCACACTCCGCAAATCGCTGAGGCCATCGCCTTTCTGGCCATCGCGTTCGCGATCATGATCCTCGCAGGACTGCTCGGGCGCGCCCTGCACTGGTCGGCCCGGTCGATCGGACTGGGATGGCTGGACCGCCTCATTGGAGCAGTTTTTGGGTTCTTAAAGGGATGTGTGGTGGTGACCCTGGGGGTGATGGCATTGGCTGCTTTTTTCCCGCGCAACGGGTGGCTCGACCATTCCCAACTGGCGCCGTATTTTCTAACCGCAGCTCATTCGACCACCGCAATTACTCCGGTTGAGCTGGGCGAAAGGATTCGCGATGGAGTTAGGATCATCCGGGATGTACAGCCGGATTGGCTGAAGCCGCATGCTGAAGCTTGTGCACAGGTCGCCGCTTTCGGCTAA
- a CDS encoding HAD family hydrolase, whose amino-acid sequence MTTIATGAEIPSQPSSAQSQVYIRQGFVWDAEPAYLFDIDGTLLRSQDGVHYASFFSSVKSVMGRDLVLDQVVLHGNTDPGILRDAFRAARLEDSEWHPVLEDILDAMRTDVMARREAMKVQVMPGVAATLDYLQSKGAALGVATGNLESIGWLKIETAGLRHWFTFGGFSDRFVDRAEMICEAALTARAIVGPDASVCVVGDTPFDISAAKSNSLPVIAVATGRYSFDDLMTSEPDVCATTLDALLQRTRLES is encoded by the coding sequence TTGACCACTATTGCGACCGGCGCTGAAATACCCAGTCAGCCAAGTTCCGCCCAGTCTCAGGTCTACATTCGGCAAGGATTTGTCTGGGATGCGGAGCCGGCTTATCTCTTCGATATCGACGGCACTCTGTTGCGCAGCCAGGACGGCGTTCATTACGCTTCCTTCTTCTCGAGCGTCAAAAGCGTGATGGGACGTGACCTCGTTCTCGATCAAGTGGTATTACACGGCAATACCGATCCTGGAATCTTGCGCGACGCCTTCCGGGCCGCGAGATTGGAAGACTCGGAATGGCATCCGGTGCTCGAAGACATTCTCGATGCAATGCGAACAGATGTCATGGCTCGGCGCGAGGCGATGAAGGTCCAAGTAATGCCTGGGGTGGCGGCTACCCTCGATTATCTGCAGTCGAAAGGCGCGGCCTTGGGCGTCGCCACAGGTAATCTCGAATCGATCGGCTGGCTGAAGATTGAGACGGCCGGCTTGCGGCACTGGTTCACCTTTGGCGGATTCAGCGACCGGTTTGTGGATCGAGCCGAGATGATCTGCGAAGCCGCCTTGACCGCGCGCGCGATTGTTGGCCCAGATGCGTCTGTGTGCGTAGTAGGTGACACGCCGTTTGATATATCGGCGGCCAAGTCGAATTCCCTGCCGGTCATTGCGGTTGCGACCGGACGCTATTCTTTTGACGACTTGATGACCTCTGAGCCGGACGTATGCGCGACCACTCTCGACGCACTGCTGCAAAGAACTCGACTGGAGTCATGA
- a CDS encoding L-lactate MFS transporter, with protein sequence MKLNRWAIAVAGFLLQMALGAVYAWSVFRGPLVRQFHWSISQVTLTFTICIFVLGVSAFFGGLWLNKTGPRTVALVGGFLYGLGVFLASFSADRLWWLYLSFGVIGGVGLGFSYIVPVSVLVKWFPDRRGLITGVAVGGFGAGALVTAPVATRLIESVGVLHTFAYLGVAYLIVTMGTGYFMVNPPVGWKPEGWSPSSAQQAQRAAADYTLGEALRRWQWWALWLLLFLNTTAGISIISQEAPLFQEIGKVTAIVAAGMVGIASIGNAVGRIFWAWVSDTITRRWTFATMFLLQVALFWLLPSVTTVAIIALVSFLILMCYGGGFGAMPAFSADYFGSKNVGPIYGLMLTAWGTASAFGPLLIAHLRQMSNSYGSGLHVIAVIMAVSVVLPILVSPPRKVLTRSSASES encoded by the coding sequence TTGAAATTGAATCGTTGGGCAATCGCGGTTGCAGGCTTTCTGCTGCAAATGGCCTTGGGGGCAGTTTACGCGTGGAGCGTCTTCCGAGGACCACTCGTGAGGCAGTTCCACTGGAGTATCTCGCAAGTTACGCTGACTTTCACTATTTGTATCTTCGTGCTGGGCGTGTCTGCATTCTTCGGTGGTCTCTGGTTAAACAAAACTGGGCCTCGGACGGTGGCGCTGGTGGGCGGCTTTCTCTATGGTCTAGGCGTTTTTCTCGCCAGCTTCTCAGCCGACAGGTTATGGTGGCTTTATCTGAGCTTTGGCGTTATCGGCGGCGTTGGGCTTGGCTTCTCCTACATCGTTCCGGTTTCCGTGCTGGTCAAGTGGTTTCCCGATCGACGTGGATTGATCACAGGCGTGGCTGTGGGCGGTTTCGGCGCTGGTGCGCTGGTGACGGCGCCGGTCGCTACCAGGCTCATTGAGAGTGTGGGAGTGCTGCATACTTTCGCCTATCTAGGAGTGGCCTACCTGATAGTGACCATGGGGACCGGGTATTTCATGGTGAACCCGCCGGTCGGATGGAAGCCCGAAGGCTGGTCTCCTAGCTCCGCACAGCAAGCGCAACGGGCGGCAGCCGATTACACCCTTGGCGAGGCGCTGAGAAGGTGGCAGTGGTGGGCGCTCTGGCTTCTGCTCTTCTTAAATACGACGGCCGGGATCTCAATCATCTCGCAGGAAGCTCCGCTCTTTCAGGAGATCGGCAAAGTCACGGCGATCGTTGCTGCCGGCATGGTAGGCATTGCGAGCATCGGCAACGCAGTAGGACGCATTTTCTGGGCTTGGGTCTCGGATACCATCACCCGGCGATGGACATTCGCGACGATGTTTCTGTTGCAGGTCGCGCTCTTCTGGCTACTTCCCAGTGTAACGACCGTCGCGATCATCGCCCTGGTCTCGTTTCTCATCTTGATGTGCTACGGCGGAGGCTTCGGCGCCATGCCCGCCTTCTCCGCCGATTACTTCGGATCCAAGAACGTGGGCCCTATCTATGGGCTGATGCTGACCGCATGGGGAACGGCCAGTGCTTTCGGGCCTCTGCTCATAGCCCACCTGCGGCAGATGAGCAACTCGTATGGCAGCGGCCTGCATGTGATTGCCGTGATCATGGCGGTCTCAGTGGTACTGCCAATCTTGGTGTCGCCACCAAGGAAAGTACTCACCCGGAGTAGCGCCAGCGAAAGCTAG
- a CDS encoding phosphoribosylaminoimidazolesuccinocarboxamide synthase, producing the protein MTALLQTELADLHLYARGKVRDLYAAGEFLLMVATDRISAFDHVLGSGIPGKGKVLTQLSLFWFDFLADIVPNHLISANVDDYPPDIAAHADELRGRSMLVAKAQMFPVECVVRGYLSGSGWKDYLATGKVCGITLPAGLRESEKLLEPLFTPATKSMDGEHDVNISFDEMASRIGHQSAETLRRLSLAIYIKAADYAESRGLLLADTKFEFGRTAKGIVLADEALTPDSSRYWPRASFQPGGPQASFDKQFVRDYLESIHWNKKAPAPTLPEDVVQRTQDKYLEAYRLLTGMTLQT; encoded by the coding sequence TTGACAGCACTCCTTCAGACCGAACTGGCAGACTTGCATTTGTACGCGCGCGGAAAGGTGCGCGATCTCTATGCGGCAGGCGAGTTTCTGCTGATGGTTGCGACCGACCGAATCTCCGCTTTCGATCATGTGCTTGGCAGCGGCATTCCCGGTAAGGGCAAGGTGTTGACGCAGTTGTCGCTGTTCTGGTTTGACTTTCTTGCGGATATCGTTCCGAACCACTTGATCTCCGCCAATGTCGATGACTATCCGCCGGACATAGCTGCTCACGCTGACGAGCTGCGCGGCCGATCGATGCTGGTGGCGAAGGCGCAGATGTTCCCAGTTGAATGTGTGGTTCGAGGATACCTCTCGGGGTCCGGTTGGAAAGACTATCTGGCGACAGGCAAGGTTTGTGGCATTACTCTGCCGGCCGGTTTGCGAGAGTCGGAGAAACTTCTCGAGCCGCTCTTCACCCCCGCAACCAAAAGCATGGACGGCGAGCATGACGTTAACATTTCTTTTGACGAAATGGCCTCCCGGATCGGGCATCAGTCGGCGGAAACGCTGCGACGCTTGAGCCTGGCGATTTATATCAAAGCTGCAGATTATGCCGAGAGCCGGGGATTGCTGCTGGCCGATACTAAATTCGAATTCGGGCGCACGGCTAAAGGCATTGTGCTGGCGGACGAAGCGCTCACTCCCGACTCTTCGCGCTATTGGCCCCGAGCGAGCTTTCAGCCGGGCGGTCCGCAGGCGTCCTTTGACAAACAATTTGTACGCGATTACTTGGAATCCATTCACTGGAACAAAAAAGCTCCGGCGCCAACTTTGCCGGAGGATGTGGTTCAGCGTACTCAGGATAAATACCTTGAGGCGTACCGCTTGCTTACGGGCATGACGCTGCAGACTTGA
- a CDS encoding SDR family oxidoreductase, with translation MKDTGVKGLDGQIAVVTGAARGIGRAVAIRLAAMGATVALVARDQGQLEALAKEIQSDGGQAVVATCDLLNPALIVQLGKRIRADYGRCDILVNNAGVGNLGQPLWEMPLEEWELLMATNLRAPYLMIQAFAPLMVEAKRGHIVNISSLAGKNPLPNGAAYAASKWGLNGLTYSVAEELRSHGVRVSVVAPGSVNTHFSGGSGKDPAKALQPDDIAQVVALLVTQAPQSFISEVLVRPTQK, from the coding sequence ATGAAGGATACAGGTGTCAAAGGGCTGGACGGACAAATAGCCGTAGTCACCGGGGCAGCGCGAGGGATTGGCCGGGCAGTCGCGATCCGTTTGGCGGCGATGGGCGCCACCGTAGCGCTCGTGGCCAGAGACCAGGGACAGCTCGAGGCGCTGGCTAAAGAAATTCAGTCAGATGGTGGGCAGGCAGTGGTGGCGACCTGTGATCTCTTGAACCCGGCACTGATTGTCCAACTCGGCAAGCGCATTCGCGCCGACTATGGACGTTGCGACATTCTGGTAAACAACGCCGGCGTCGGCAACCTTGGTCAGCCTTTATGGGAGATGCCGCTCGAGGAATGGGAATTGCTGATGGCGACGAATCTACGGGCCCCCTACCTGATGATCCAAGCGTTCGCGCCGCTGATGGTCGAGGCGAAGCGCGGCCACATCGTGAACATCTCCTCGCTGGCGGGCAAGAACCCTTTGCCCAATGGAGCAGCCTATGCGGCGTCCAAATGGGGGCTCAATGGACTGACTTACTCAGTTGCTGAAGAGCTTCGGTCCCATGGAGTCAGAGTCTCGGTAGTAGCACCCGGGTCGGTCAATACTCACTTCAGCGGCGGCAGCGGCAAAGATCCTGCCAAAGCGCTGCAGCCTGACGATATCGCCCAGGTCGTGGCTCTGCTGGTAACCCAGGCGCCGCAGAGTTTTATCAGTGAAGTGCTTGTGCGTCCAACCCAGAAGTAA
- a CDS encoding helix-turn-helix domain-containing protein: MKRELDSLVAHMHASGITYAEGVREFKKRFILEVLARHRGNQCKAARELGMHRNTLSRTIAELDLNPAQIRSGLKRPPRSARPALELRQTVSS, translated from the coding sequence TTGAAGCGAGAGCTGGACAGTCTAGTGGCCCACATGCACGCGAGCGGCATCACCTATGCCGAGGGTGTGCGCGAATTCAAGAAACGCTTCATCCTGGAAGTGTTGGCACGCCATCGCGGCAACCAATGCAAGGCCGCGCGCGAATTGGGCATGCATCGCAATACTCTCAGCCGGACGATTGCCGAGCTGGACCTGAATCCCGCCCAGATACGGAGCGGGTTGAAGCGGCCGCCGCGGAGCGCTCGTCCCGCTCTGGAACTTCGCCAGACGGTCAGTTCCTAA
- the smc gene encoding chromosome segregation protein SMC → MLKLKKIQILGFKSFCDRTEVQVPGHGIAVVVGPNGCGKSNILDGVSWVLGEQSAKTLRGGKMEDVIFAGTRDRKPLGMAEVSLTLIDPEAYEGGPLLETAVEIENELADWNEEEVRAEKAAEVEEIIAEAQPGQVIEEELSAGPATPPNSPQVTPDTAEALRNSNAVVLKIRRRKFQSTPQRGEIVITRRLFRTGDSEYLLNGKLCRLRDIQDIFMGTGLGPESYAIIGQERIGQLLSSKPHDRRAIIEEAAGITRFKTKKRLAELRLEQSKQNLARVNDIFEEVAKQVTSLKRQAVKAERYGALRDELRTRLRVVLASKLAEMDAEQAALAGEIASLTSEIENQSAQAESLQGEYSTGTARGYALDVSAKEAAAKASQAAVELERAATRQHSNEERVAELEARAKAGSAELEQGKQHLEGLTAEREGQRVFLETAAAEAAGFRQQAQQKQQQVRDTAQAVSVAEQKLEAGRRQAMQLLQQVSQTRNQTTQAEESLAALEREASRLATEMTAARRDLDALGAERGQLSINFQSVTETLGRLEEEIAQLRVEIATKRTEESETKRRGDQLRAEHATLTGRRNSLQSLIRDHSYSTETVKKLLRQNSLGGALAPAGTLADFLEVNGQYENVVDEFLRDELNYVVVKSWESADEGMRLLKHDVDGRATFLVHPDDSQAKFSFAAGAAIGSYEARSGVVRLKDCIRVLDGFGSSLEVILPKLREGYVTPDAETARTLALENPHAFFLAPSGECFHNVTVTGGKPRVEGPLALKRELRDAQKKLEKVEAELSQTDIAVASLAKTIAELVRISEAKLEERRDAERESANHTAALRQMDAEVKRLEGRAQQWTIENERNKDARRAKDEFIARKREEAMQLDAQHQQAEASLLALQQSVEELRRARETAQNEASAVSAELAGLEERRRGAEAAFARIDRMYGDLGRRVLQLEQQLNAANEEREQRLRENEQLAITRQQVAAVREQATAEAAGWTEEAKTLRISLAAIEQALKAARDHTDTLRETKSLRTAKAAKLAADLNHIEESCINDLGAEAAVLREDREMIRIDAESLVSEEDACRGLKQKLESMGPVNMMALEEYQEASQRHEFLETQRKDLLESIENTQSTIKEIDQISRTKFEEAFGKINENFSVTFARLFGGGQAFMKLTDEENSIDSGIDIVAQPPGKKLQNVLLLSGGEKALTALSLLIGIFHYQPSPFCVLDEVDAPLDETNVGRLAEMIKGMAATTQFVIVTHSKRMMQAGDMIYGVTMQEPGVSKIVSVRLGGNDRGGGDKDDRRGRSEAGTAERSRNINAAPAPQLATA, encoded by the coding sequence ATGCTGAAGCTGAAGAAGATCCAGATCCTGGGGTTCAAGTCCTTCTGTGATCGCACCGAAGTGCAGGTTCCCGGTCATGGGATTGCGGTTGTCGTCGGTCCCAACGGCTGCGGCAAATCGAACATCCTCGATGGCGTGAGCTGGGTGCTTGGCGAGCAGAGCGCCAAGACGCTGCGCGGCGGCAAGATGGAGGACGTCATCTTCGCTGGAACCCGCGACCGGAAGCCGCTGGGCATGGCGGAGGTCTCGCTGACCTTGATCGATCCGGAAGCGTATGAAGGCGGCCCGCTGCTGGAGACCGCAGTTGAAATCGAGAACGAACTTGCTGACTGGAACGAGGAAGAAGTTCGCGCGGAAAAAGCTGCGGAAGTAGAAGAGATCATCGCTGAAGCACAACCCGGCCAGGTGATTGAAGAGGAGCTTTCGGCTGGCCCGGCTACCCCGCCAAACAGCCCCCAAGTCACCCCCGATACTGCAGAGGCCCTACGGAACTCGAATGCAGTGGTCCTGAAGATTCGGCGGCGTAAATTTCAGAGCACCCCTCAGCGCGGCGAGATCGTCATCACCCGGCGTCTGTTCCGCACCGGCGATAGCGAATATCTGCTGAATGGAAAGCTTTGCCGGCTGCGTGACATTCAGGATATCTTCATGGGCACTGGTCTAGGCCCTGAATCGTACGCCATCATCGGACAGGAACGGATCGGACAACTTCTCAGCTCAAAGCCGCATGACCGTCGCGCCATCATTGAGGAGGCGGCCGGGATCACCCGCTTCAAAACCAAAAAGCGGCTGGCCGAGCTTCGGCTGGAACAATCCAAGCAAAACCTGGCCCGGGTAAACGACATCTTCGAGGAGGTCGCCAAGCAGGTGACCTCGTTGAAGCGTCAGGCCGTCAAGGCCGAGCGCTATGGAGCGTTGCGCGATGAGTTGCGTACCCGTCTGCGGGTAGTCTTGGCCAGCAAGCTGGCGGAAATGGATGCTGAGCAGGCTGCGCTAGCTGGCGAAATCGCTTCCCTGACCTCTGAAATTGAGAATCAAAGTGCTCAAGCTGAATCCCTGCAAGGGGAGTATTCCACCGGCACCGCTCGCGGCTATGCACTCGATGTCAGCGCCAAAGAGGCCGCTGCCAAGGCCAGCCAGGCGGCGGTTGAGCTGGAGCGGGCCGCTACCCGGCAGCATTCGAATGAGGAGCGAGTTGCGGAGCTCGAGGCACGCGCTAAAGCCGGAAGTGCGGAGCTAGAGCAGGGAAAACAACATCTAGAGGGTTTGACTGCCGAGCGCGAAGGTCAACGCGTTTTCCTTGAAACCGCCGCCGCCGAGGCCGCCGGCTTTCGCCAGCAGGCGCAGCAGAAGCAGCAGCAAGTGCGCGACACGGCCCAAGCGGTCTCCGTCGCGGAGCAAAAACTTGAGGCCGGGCGCCGACAGGCAATGCAACTGCTGCAGCAAGTATCACAGACACGCAACCAAACTACACAGGCGGAAGAATCCCTCGCCGCCCTCGAACGCGAGGCTTCTCGGCTCGCGACCGAGATGACGGCGGCCCGTCGCGATCTCGATGCTTTGGGTGCGGAGCGCGGGCAGTTGTCGATCAACTTTCAGTCAGTGACGGAAACGCTCGGGCGGCTAGAAGAAGAGATTGCGCAGCTTCGCGTGGAGATCGCCACAAAGCGCACGGAAGAATCCGAGACCAAGCGGCGCGGCGACCAGCTCCGCGCTGAACATGCGACATTGACCGGTCGCAGGAACTCCCTGCAATCGCTCATTCGCGATCACAGCTATTCCACCGAGACGGTGAAGAAGCTGCTACGGCAGAACTCGCTCGGTGGCGCATTAGCGCCGGCCGGCACGCTGGCGGATTTTCTTGAAGTGAATGGCCAATATGAAAATGTGGTCGATGAATTCCTGCGCGATGAGTTGAACTATGTCGTCGTAAAGAGCTGGGAATCTGCGGATGAAGGCATGCGCCTGCTGAAGCATGATGTTGATGGCCGCGCGACCTTCCTGGTGCATCCCGATGATTCGCAGGCCAAGTTCTCTTTTGCGGCCGGCGCGGCAATCGGCAGCTACGAGGCGCGGTCCGGAGTGGTGCGGCTTAAGGATTGCATCCGGGTGTTAGATGGGTTCGGTTCCTCTCTCGAAGTAATCCTTCCGAAACTGCGAGAAGGCTATGTAACTCCCGATGCAGAGACCGCTCGGACGCTAGCGTTGGAAAATCCGCACGCGTTCTTTCTCGCGCCATCCGGCGAGTGCTTTCACAATGTGACCGTGACCGGAGGCAAACCGAGGGTCGAAGGGCCACTCGCGCTCAAGCGCGAACTTCGCGATGCACAGAAGAAGCTGGAGAAGGTTGAGGCGGAACTCAGTCAAACGGATATTGCCGTCGCTTCACTCGCGAAGACGATCGCCGAACTGGTAAGGATATCGGAGGCGAAGCTCGAAGAGCGTCGCGACGCCGAGCGCGAAAGCGCCAACCATACAGCGGCGCTTCGGCAGATGGATGCGGAAGTAAAACGCCTGGAAGGCCGTGCCCAACAATGGACGATCGAGAACGAACGCAATAAGGATGCTCGCCGGGCGAAGGACGAGTTCATTGCCCGCAAGCGCGAAGAGGCTATGCAACTTGACGCTCAGCACCAGCAGGCAGAGGCTTCCCTGCTCGCGCTGCAGCAGTCGGTCGAAGAGCTGCGCCGGGCCCGGGAAACAGCACAAAATGAGGCATCGGCAGTATCGGCAGAGTTGGCCGGACTGGAAGAACGGCGGCGCGGAGCAGAGGCTGCGTTCGCTCGCATCGACCGCATGTATGGCGACCTCGGGCGGCGGGTACTCCAACTGGAGCAGCAGTTAAATGCGGCGAACGAAGAGCGCGAACAGCGTCTTCGCGAAAATGAGCAGCTTGCGATCACTCGGCAGCAGGTTGCGGCTGTTCGGGAGCAGGCCACCGCAGAGGCGGCGGGTTGGACGGAAGAGGCCAAAACTCTACGAATATCCCTGGCCGCAATAGAGCAGGCGTTAAAGGCCGCGCGGGATCATACCGACACATTGCGAGAGACGAAGAGCCTTCGCACTGCTAAGGCCGCAAAGCTGGCTGCGGACTTGAATCACATCGAGGAATCCTGCATCAACGACCTCGGAGCAGAGGCGGCTGTGCTGCGCGAAGACCGCGAGATGATCCGAATCGATGCCGAGTCTCTCGTCTCGGAAGAGGACGCCTGCCGTGGGCTCAAGCAAAAACTCGAGTCTATGGGGCCGGTCAATATGATGGCTCTCGAAGAATATCAGGAAGCATCCCAACGACATGAGTTCCTGGAGACACAGCGTAAGGACTTACTAGAATCCATCGAGAACACTCAATCCACGATCAAAGAAATCGATCAGATTTCACGGACGAAATTCGAGGAAGCCTTCGGCAAGATCAATGAGAATTTCAGCGTCACTTTTGCGCGGCTCTTCGGTGGCGGCCAAGCATTCATGAAGTTGACTGATGAAGAAAACTCGATCGACAGCGGCATCGATATCGTTGCTCAGCCTCCAGGGAAGAAGCTGCAGAACGTGCTCCTGCTCTCCGGAGGAGAGAAGGCGCTGACTGCCTTGTCGCTGCTGATAGGAATTTTTCACTACCAGCCTAGCCCCTTTTGTGTGCTGGACGAGGTAGATGCGCCGCTCGATGAAACCAATGTGGGCCGGCTTGCGGAGATGATCAAAGGCATGGCTGCAACCACGCAGTTTGTGATCGTGACTCACTCCAAACGGATGATGCAGGCCGGCGATATGATCTACGGCGTCACTATGCAGGAACCTGGCGTGTCAAAGATCGTCTCTGTTCGATTGGGCGGCAATGATCGCGGAGGCGGCGATAAAGACGACCGGCGTGGACGGAGTGAAGCAGGAACGGCGGAACGTTCGCGCAATATTAATGCGGCCCCAGCTCCCCAGCTCGCAACCGCATAG